One genomic segment of Columba livia isolate bColLiv1 breed racing homer chromosome 36, bColLiv1.pat.W.v2, whole genome shotgun sequence includes these proteins:
- the RNF31 gene encoding E3 ubiquitin-protein ligase RNF31 yields the protein MAKLGVALTPRSAVFSPFFHRFASFFTLFAASPQDGGAGALWGALGGALVRDPQTPSPPELQPLLLVPRPPRDKWRLLDVPKIVRQNVQVVSPRAGGPGGALGALRTALSILEKYGRNLLQPRPPRHWRLVRFGNPVFRRTVDAMRGGRAVLKLLGYTCESPEGLGFPPGCVGPDVGRVAAVTAELLLLRTEIDLLLANQHPNPQFFTQMLVGSEEPLVPDSPALADAETPKREPPPEDSGWACASCTFLNRGPSVLCGVCERPRLARRPQPPPVVPTSPPPVKVPPIEALPAKAPPSADSTPSDPALPSPAHLGPARELERQRRLREDGKRMVAIVREAEAQGVAPEAVVGVAWALGGPVGVAVGVAKAALGEAWAALAGAGKEAGLGPLSIKEAGLAWSHAHGHAQRALEAAIGRRRRQLQALAALGFPDVGVAGPALLQNGGSLWGALRDLQRQKLRPLLLGQWRSTEPPIDFQGPDPQVPIRRSLALLGLRSWGRARLLVSLARELGALGEPPALAELLEAVGGCTDPRQLRSRLRCQCRLCGWDMARQQAQWLTGCECPLCPDCFRGHFQVGVKEKGVQDLVCPACGKPDLSDENARICYFSTLDTQLRQVLDPPTYQLFSQKLTELELQKDPQFLWCTKCSFGFIFEGAVGPAQCPQCQQRLCPQCQKEWLPEHQSLSCADFGLWLRSRDPQAAAVGLETFLRDNGIACPACGAQFALARGGCLHLQCSRCRHHFCSGCRRTFHPRHRCPAPRCPLWGSLHAHHPRHCLFFLRDWDPQRLQQLLQTGNVPFTTDAPPGASGTCGVMEQKETGEGLHDAPCGRDVGPGQAGMCRPHYTEYLVGLIRSRPLDPAPLYTWPELLAAADRHLPGGRPPREPEETDAQYGQRLRHLLETEDPIKPRPDDP from the exons GTGTCCCCGCGTGCCGGGGGGCCCGGGGGGGCGCTGGGGGCGCTGCGCACGGCGCTCAGCATCCTGGAGAAGTACGGGCGCAACCTCCTGCAGCCGCGGCCGCCGCGGCACTGGCGCCTGGTGCGCTTCGGGAACCCCGTGTTCCGCAGGACCGTGGACGCCATGCGG GGGGGCCGTGCGGTGCTGAAGCTGCTGGGCTACACGTGCGAGTCCCCCGAGGGGCTGGGCTTCCCCCCGGGCTGCGTGGGCCCCGACGTGGGGCGCGTGGCGGCCGTGACGgccgagctgctgctgctgcgcacCGAGATCGACCTGCTGCTGGCC AACCAGCACCCGAACCcccagttcttcacccagatGCTGGTGGGGAGTGAG GAGCCGCTGGTGCCCGACTCGCCCGCACTGGCAGACGCAGAGACCCCGAAAC GTGAGCCCCCACCTGAGGACTCCGG CTGGGCCTGCGCGTCCTGCACGTTCCTGAACCGCGGGCCCAGCGTCCTGTGCGGCGTCTGCGAGCGCCCCCGCCTGGCCAGGAGGCCCCAGCCCCCCCCG GTCGTGCCCACCTCGCCCCCACCCGTCAAAGTCCCGCCAATCGAAGCCCTTCCCGCCAAAGCCCCGCCCAGTGCTGACTCCACCCCCTCAGACCCCGCCCTTCCAAGCCCCGCCCACTTGGGCCCCGCCCGCGAACTCGAGCGGCAGCGACGGCTGCGGGAGGACGGGAAGAGAATGGTGGCCATAGTGAGG GAAGCCGAGGCGCAGGGCGTGGCCCCAGAAGCCGTGGTGGGCGTGGCCTGGGCGCTGGGCGGCCCGGTGGGCGTGGCCGTGGGCGTGGCCAAGGCCGCCCTGGGGGAAGCCTGGGCGGCGCTGGCGGGGGCGGGGAAAGAGGCGGGGCTGGGGCCGCTGTCCATCAAGGAGGCGGGACTGGCCTGGAGCCACGCCCACGGCCACGCCCAGCGGGCGCTGGAGGCGGCGATTGGACGGCGGAGGCGGCAG CTCCAGGCCCTGGCCGCTCTGGGGTTCCCGGATGTGGGCGTGGCCGGCCCCGCCCTCCTGCAGAACGGGGGCAGCCTATGGGGGGCGCTGCGGGACCTGCAGCGCCAGAAGCTCCGCCCCCTGCTGCTCGGCCAATGGCGGAGCACGGAGCCGCCCATCGACTTCCAGGGGCCCGACCCGCAG GTGCCGATCCGGCGGTCGCtggcgctgctggggctgcgCAGCTGGGGCCGCGCGCGGCTGCTGGTGTCGCTGGCGCGGGAGCTGGGGGCGCTGGGGGAGCCCCCGGCGCTGGCCGAGCTGCTGGAGGCCGTGGGGGGCTGCACCGACCCCCGGCAGCTGCGCAGCCGCCTGCGCTGCCAGTGCCGCCTCTGCGGCTGGGACATGGCGCGCCAGCAG GCCCAATGGCTGACGGGCTGCGAGTGCCCCCTGTGCCCCGATTGCTTCCGGGGTCACTTCCAGGTGGGGGTGAAGGAGAAGGGGGTGCAGGACCTGGTGTGTCCCGCCTGCGGGAAACCCGATTTGTCCGACGAGAACGCCCGCATCTGCTACTTCTCCACCTTGGATACGCAG CTGCGCCAGGTCCTGGACCCCCCCACATATCAGCTGTTCAGCCAGAAGCTGacggagctggagctgcagaaggaCCCCCAGTTCCTTTGGTGCACTAAG tGCTCGTTCGGCTTCATCTTCGAGGGCGCCGTGGGGCCggcccagtgtccccagtgccagcagcgcctgtgtccccagtgccagaAAGAG TGGCTCCCCGAGCACCAGTCGCTGTCCTGCGCCGATTTCGGGCTGTGGCTGCGCAGCCGCGACCCCCAAGCGGCCGCCGTGGGGCTGGAGACCTTCCTGCGCGACAACGGCATCG CGTGCCCGGCGTGTGGGGCGCAGTTTGCGCTGGCGCGGGGCGGCTGTCTGCACCTGCAGTGCTCGCGCTGCCGCCACCACTTCTGCAGCGGCTGCCGGAGGACCTTCCACCCCCGACAC CGCTGCCCCGCTCCGCGCTGCCCCCTGTGGGGCTCCCTGCACGCCCACCACCCGCGGCACTGCCTGTTCTTCCTGCGCGACTGGGACCCGCAgcggctgcagcagctcctgcag ACGGGGAACGTCCCGTTCACCACGGACGCGCCACCCGGAGCCTCAG GGACCTGTGGGGTGATGGAGCAGAAGGAGACGGGGGAGGGGCTGCACGACGCGCCCTGCGGCCGCGATGTGGGGCCGGGACAGGCCGGGATGTGCCG gcCTCACTACACCGAATACCTCGTCGGCCTCATCCGGTCCCGCCCCCTCGACCCCGCCCCCTTGTACACGTGGCCGGAACTCCTGGCAGCCGCCGACCGCCACCTGCCGGGGGGGCGCCCCCCCCGGGAGCCTGAAGAAACCGACGCTCAATACGGGCAGCGCCTCAGACACCTCTTGGAGACCGAGGACCCCATCAAGCCCCGCCCCGACGACCCCTAA
- the LOC135576953 gene encoding uncharacterized protein LOC135576953: protein MGVCGSLGGQLWVSMGRYGAVMGLYGSLWVSYGSLWVSMGQLWVAMGRYGSVMGRYGSLWVAMGQLWVAMGLYGSLWVSVGQLWVSMGRYGSVMGQLWVTYGSLWVPMGRYGSVMGRYGSAMGLYGSLWVSYGSLWVSMGQLWVAMGRYGSLWVSYGSLWVSMGRYGSLWVSYGSLWVAMGQLWVTYGSLWVAMGRYGSLWVSMGQLWVAMDLYGSLWVPMGLYGSLWVSYGSVMGQLWVSYGSVMGLYGSVMGRYGSVMGQLWVAMGQLWVSYGSVMGLYGSVMGLYGSVMGQLWVSMGQLWVSVGQLWVSYGSLWVSYGSVMGQLWVSMGQLWVSMGQLWVSYGSVMGLYGSVMGQLWVSYGSLWVSYGSVMGQLWVSYGSVMGRYGSVMGRCGAVMGQLWVSMGLYGSLWVSYGSLWVSYGSLWVSYGSVMGLYGSLWVSMGQLWVSYGSLWVSMGQLWVSVGQLWVSYGSLWVSYGSLWVSYGSLWGSYGSLWVAMGQLWVAMGLYGSVMGRYGSVMGLYESLWVSMGRYGSLWVSYGSLWVSMGRYGSVMGRYGSVMGRCGAARLSL from the coding sequence ATGGGGGtctgtgggtcacttgggggtcagctatgggtctctatgggtcgctatggaGCAGtgatgggtctctatgggtctctatgggtcagttatgggtctctatgggtctctatgggtcagttatgggtcgctatgggtcgctatgggtcagttatgggtcgctatgggtcgctatgggtcgctatgggtcagttatgggtcgctatgggtctctatgggtcgctatgggtctctgtgggtcagttatgggtctctatgggtcgctatgggtcagttatgggtcagttatgggtcacttatgggtccctatgggtccctatgggtcgctatgggtcagttatgggtcgctatgggtcagctatgggtctctatgggtcgctatgggtcagttatgggtctctatgggtctctatgggtcagttatgggtcgctatgggtcgctatgggtcgctatgggtcagttatgggtcgctatgggtctctatgggtcgctatgggtctctgtgggtcagttatgggtctctatgggtcgctatgggtcagttatgggtcacttatgggtccctatgggtcgctatgggtcgctatgggtcgctatgggtctctatgggtcagttatgggtagctatggatctctatgggtctctatgggtccctatgggtctctatgggtcgctatgggtcagttatgggtcagttatgggtcagttatgggtcagttatgggtcagttatgggtctctatgggtcagttatgggtcgctatgggtcagttatgggtcagttatgggtcgctatgggtcagttatgggtcagttatgggtcagttatgggtctctatgggtcagttatgggtctctatgggtcagttatgggtcagttatgggtctctatgggtcagttatgggtctctgtgggtcagttatgggtcagttatgggtcgctatgggtcagttatgggtcagttatgggtcagttatgggtctctatgggtcagttatgggtctctatgggtcagttatgggtcagttatgggtcagttatgggtctctatgggtcagttatgggtcagttatgggtcagttatgggtcgctatgggtcagttatgggtcagttatgggtcagttatgggtcagttatgggtcagttatgggtcgctatgggtcagttatgggtcgCTGTGGGGCAGttatgggtcagttatgggtctctatgggtctctatgggtctctatgggtcagttatgggtctctatgggtcagttatgggtcgctatgggtcagttatgggtcagttatgggtctctatgggtctctatgggtctctatgggtcagttatgggtcagttatgggtctctatgggtctctatgggtcagttatgggtctctgtgggtcagttatgggtcagttatgggtcgctatgggtcagttatgggtcgctatgggtcagttatgggtcgctatggggcagttatgggtctctatgggtcgctatggggcagttatgggtcgctatgggtctctatgggtcagttatgggtcgctatgggtcagttatgggtctctatgagtctctatgggtctctatgggtcgctatgggtcgctatgggtcagttatgggtctctatgggtctctatgggtcgctatgggtcagttatgggtcgctatgggtcagttatgggtcgCTGTGGGGCAGCGCGTCTCTCTCTC